GTATCTGGCTTGCATTcaatttgagtcacttatttgcaTTTCAATTTGGAgcatgaaaacacatttttttgcttctttattttcttcaaaggcattggaTACATAGTGATTCACCAAATCTTTGTCGAACTGAAAAGGAATATATCCCGTTGTTATTGCATTTCAAGAATACCCATCCGAGGTGATGCCGCGTGACAGATGTGAGTAACAACACTTTGTCTGTGCAGTGGTCGCACTGTATAAATGGCATCGGCAAGCCGGTGAGCCATTGGGCAAGAACCGAGCTCGTTCGACGGTCAGCCGAGTCCTTTCCGGCAAaccaacgacgacaactacaggACGAACCAGCACCTGCATGGCTTTGTCGGCGCTGTGCGAAGTGCTCCGCGACCAATCCATCGCTTGGCGCAACCGTTGGCGGCCGGAAATGTCAGACGCGGAAGGCACGACAAACAGTCGCCGATCTGCAACTTTTCGGCCGACCGAGGCAGTAGGAAGGGGTAGGGGTCAATCCCGTGCTTGTGGTGGCCCACCGACATGATCCCGGCGGCTGATATGTCCGGAATCGTAGGAGGCAGCCCGACGGTGGTGGGAGGGGGGAAAAGCGTGGGCTGAAATGTCTCACCCGTCAACCGCTCTTGATATATACAGGGCGCCGTCCGCGCAAAGGGGAGAATCTGCGTTTTCGCGGGTTGGGGTGGCAATTTAACAACGCCACGCAAAAATATTTACGGGTCCGACTCGTTTAAGGGGTTTGAGCGGGCAACTTTTTCCGAACCCGTATTTTGACGATTATTTTATGGGTCGGGGCACTGTACGGggcctgctagagatgctattattcTTGTCTCTTACGTCTCTATGGTCCCTTTTCGCGTTTTCATGTCTCTATGTTGGCCTTCACGGTTAACTTATTTATGCCTATCGAGGTTAACACACATGTTCCTGCAGCTAAGCGAGCGTCATTAAATCATGGCCTATTGACATTTTCAGTAAACAAATTTATATTACATACCCGCAGTTCATTAAATCTTGGCCTATTGACATTTTCAGTAAACAATATTCAGAATAAAGAAATATATACGTGTGAGTTGACCCAGTATATTGAGTCACATGAAGATTTTTTCTCAAGTTTTATCATAGATACATCCAGTGAATAAGAAACAAATTATGAGTATTATTAGGGTTGGTTTGTACATAAAACCATCTCCAGTAACTAATTTCGATAAGTTTTGTGACTGAAACACAGCCGAGGCCACtgcgttttttattttgatttataTTTTATTACTTGAAGTGATTCTATGAACATACTCTCATATTCATTTGGTTTGTAGTCCAAAGCCATGTCTCCCAATTACAAGGCCACAATATGAGGGAGCACAAGTCTATAATGCTAGGTTCAAGATGCTCAAAAGAAAATACCATTGCCACAAAAATATAGCCGATCCCATTATTGTGTGACGATTTGGTTCATCGCGAAACAATATGTACAAATTCCCTATAACActagaaattttcatattttaaggGGCAATTTGGTGGTTATATACGCTCGTCGTGGACTAACGAGATAGCAATCAAATTTATATGTCTTCACCGACCGCCCCTCGTCCCTTAGTGATCATAGTTCTCCTAAAATATGCTAAACATGTTGGTGATGACCATTAATTTCCTGTTAGCAACATTCTGTTCGACTAGCCAGTTGATGGCCCTTCGTGTTCCTATATAACATGTAATGCCTAATTAATGTTTAGTGGAGAAAACTTTCACAGTAAAAACATGATAGCTCATATGTTCGAACGTAAATATAATCGCAAAATGTATGGTCTTAATATGAAACAATTGATATACAAGAAACaacattaaaaaaattaaaaattgtGGTGTATCACATAATATATCCATGGAACTTTTATATTAAGCCAAGGGTATAAATAGATTCATCGTGGTAACTCTTATTGGAACGAGGGAAAAAACAGAAATACATAACTAAGATGATACATTTGCTTCGATCTGGTGATGGTATCAAGATTGTTGAACAGAAAATGACAAAACGACCTTGGCCATAGAAATCATGCCCAAGAAGGCATGATTAGGCTTCAACAGACTGAATGACATCACCATCATTACAGAAACGGGCACATGCGTTGCTGCAGAGTCCCATGTCGAATTTCATCTCTTGGCCACGGGAAACTGTTACAAAATAGTTAAGGTTATGTATGTCTAAAACACAATATTTTTTCTGccggtaaaaataaaaataaaactggTCAATTAAAATTACCATTGTCCATGTTGTCACAGACGGAAGTCCTGCATCCAATTGTGCAGTACTCAGTCGCATTTGGTTCACCTACAAAAGTAATTTGAACCACAAGTATGCAAATAATTAATTTTCTATTAGTAGGTAATTATCAACAAGTTGGGAAGAATAAAAATGATATCTCTTTACCGGATTCAGGGAGAAGATTCAGCTTAGGATAGTCCCTAGGACATGTTGGGCCGCTTATGATTTTACAACCACAAGCAGTTGCGCAGACTGGTCGGGAACCACCGGCGAAACGGCAGGCGTTGTAGCAGTTTCTGCCCGTCGTGTTCTTGCAGCAACTCTTGCCTTCTACTTGGACCTGCTCCAGAACTAAACCCAATATGAGAACACAAATAACCACGCTCTTAATACTCTTGTTGGTTGCCATGGTTGGCTGGTTGGCCTTAATTTCTCAAGTAGAATGAGAAATGGTTACGTTGGATTGATGGAAATCCTACAACGCcagactcctatttatagaggtATGGCGGTGTGTTATGAGTGTTGGACATAGCTAGGCACCACTCAATTTCTGCAATAACTGGAAGTCTTGAATATACatggatattatttttggtgcaaatcTATCCGTTCGTTGTGTCACACGTGTTCATGCATGCATGCCTATTTTACTCAACCGACGTAGCCATGCACAGtggtcttgcatgatttgaaagttTACTAAGTGACCAGCACGTTTACAATAGTTACCAAGCACGTACTCTACAAAAATCATAGAGGAGTGCCTCGTCACCTCATCACTTATATTAATAGAATGCAATGCGCACTAATTATGAATTCATGGCCAAGTTGGTGACTTACATTTACAACGATGACTTAAATTTGTAAAAGGTCATTTAAATTTCAGCGTTTGCATCTGCTTGCCAAGCTGGTGACTTGGTTAACTTTCAGTTTTGCATCTGGCTTGCAGACCTAGTGAAAGAGGGCATATCGTTTGCTTTGATTTACGTTAAAGATGATTTCTCTATTGTGAATATTAATTTGTGCAAatgtctagtatcgtcatggcATAGGAGAGTGAAATTTCATATCGAGGATCCTAGATCTAAGTGCAGCTGCCGTACTTCAGTGTACGCACCAGCTAGGACTGATGACTCAATCCTTATCATCATTTCGACGATGTACCTTTGCGAGCGTGGTACCTTTGCGAGTAGACGGTTCTGCCGATCCCACACCGTCATGTAGCCGCCGTGGATCGAAGACGGGCAATCGCTTTCATGGAGCTGCCCTATGCTCATGATGCTCGTCTTGAGTTTGGGAATGAAGTAGACATCAGTGAGGGCACCATGCTCGTCGCCGCTCACCGAGATCACCACCGTGCCGCGCCCCTTGATGTCGACGATGGAGTTGTCGCCGAAGCGCACGGTGCCGACGATCTTGGTGTCCAGATCAGCGAAAGCAGCGCGACTGCCGGTCATGTGGTTCGATGCGCCACTGTCGAGGTACCAGGGAACGTCGACAGGTTCCTGGTCTTCCCCGAGCCGCACGATCGCCTGCTCCTCGTTCAGGAACACCCGCTCGCCGTCCTGCTCCCGCGCGTCGACGATGAGGACGAGGTTCAGTTGTGCCGCAAGGTATGCCGCGGGctcctcctcgccccctccttcacGAGGTGGGCTTCTTCGCGCTTCTTCTTGCTACACTCCCGGGCCCAGTGCCCGAGTTTGCCGCAATAGCGGCACTTGTCATCGCGGGCAGCCCCTGTGCCTCCCCGCGGTTTGTCACGCGCGCCGTCGTGGCCGCGTCCCTTGTCGCGGCGGTTTCCGCCTCCGCCGCCACTTCCAGAGGGAGTGTCCTCCTTCTCATGCGCGCGCAACTGCTCCCTTGTGAGCAGCAGCTGGCCGTCATTTGCTGCACCCGCCggctcgccgtcgtcgtcttcctcgcaGACCTTGAGACGCCCGGTGAGCTCTCCGATGGACATGGTGTTCAGATCGAGAAGACTCTCGATCGATCGCGCCATCTGCCTGTACCACTTCGGCACGATATGCAGGTATTTGAGAATCACCTTCTTGTCGTCGATGGGGTCGCCGTGGACGTCCAGCTGATGGACGAGCTCCTGCAGCCGCAACCCAAAATCATCGACGGACTCAACAGGTTTGAACCTGAGATCCTCATACTGCTTGCGGAAGTTCTGGGCCTTCGAGTCGCGGACACGATCGGCCCCGACTCGGATCGTCTTGATTGCGTCCCGTGCCTCCTTCGCCGTGTCCTTGACGGCGAGCATGGCGATCATCTCCTGCGGCACGGCACGGAGGATAGCCTCCAGTGCCATGCGATCGTCGTCGAAGTCGCCTACTCCGGTGTCGATGACGTCCCACAGGTGTCGCACCTGGAGGATCACCTTCATCAGCAGCAACCACGAGTTGTAGTTGGTCCTCGTCAGCGTGGGACacgccgtgcccgagccgccgccgagaTAGCGCCCGGAGCGCGGGAGGGACAGAGTTGATTTGGGCAGCGCGTGTCAGCGCCGTCGGCGGCCTTCTTCGACGCGTCGCCTCCTCCAATCTTCAGCATCCCTCCGACAGGTATGGATCAACAaagctctgatgccaattgtcaGCTAAACCCCTACTCACTCGTCATCAAAACGAAGGTGGAAACAGCGCAGGAAGAAGATGAACTACTGATGAACTCGAGAGGTTTTGTGCAGTGTCGAAGTTACTTCTTTTCTGGTGcttttcttcctcttattctgCAGGAATAACAAACTTGCCGTGGCTATAGCCACGATCCCGACTAAGTCCTGCCATCCCACGACTTGGATCGAGCCCACGGCTCTCCTAAGGACTCGCGATGTGGGCACACAAATCGCGCCAACACCTGACAGAAAACGACTCTGACGAAACTGAACTTTCGACATCTAAAACCCTGAAGAGCTAACAACTGAAACTGAAACTTATTCCCAACATAGCGAGCTCCTCAAGGAGATGCCGGCTCCTGCTGCGGATAACGCTTGATTTCAGTCTCTCTACTGCCCTTGAGTTTTTCTTATGGTTCGTTTGTAGAATTGGAATATGATATGTTGGAACATCCGAGGTCTTAATTCTCCGAAAGACATGTAGCTATTTCGAACGCAATCCGTGACAGTGGTTGCTCTATCATTTGTTTGCAAGAAACTAAAATGCCGCAGTTTGATGCAAAAACCCTCAAGACTTACTGCCCCAAACATTTTGACAAGTTTGCGTTTGTTCCCTCTAGGGGTTCGTCGGGGGGCCTAGTTACGATCTGGAATAGTAATGTTTCTTTGGGGGAATACCTTCTTGTAAGAAAGCTTTCCTCTGGGGATCAACTTTAAATCAACACAATCAGCTCACTACTAGAAACTAGTTAATGTTTATGGCCCCTGTATGGCCCCTGTAATCAGGTCCACGACATGTTCACTTTCAATGATTTCATTCGCTTAGGTTTTTGAGGATTCTAGAAAATCGATAACGGGCTTTGCCCCTTGAATTCGGATGTAACTTCTCGAGTAGATGATTTTGCATATAAATTTTTTTTTCATCGGAGGTCGTATGTAAAAGTTACGGCCATATTACCAGAACACGGCGGCACCTGCAGCGTCGGCCCCGCCCGCTCCACCACCCGTGGCCTCTGCGGTCGGCCCGGTCACCCGTGCCCACACCGGCGTTCTTTGGCCAAGCTCTGGATGGCTGGGATGCAGGAGGAGTTTGACACATTGCAGCGGAATCGGACTTGGCAGCTTGTTCCCCGACCCCAGCACGCTAATGTGATTACCGGGAAGTGGGTCTTCAAGCACAAGCTCCGTCCTAATGGTACCCTCATTCGCTACGAGGTGTGTTGGGTTGTTCACAGCTTCCGCCAGCGTGCTGGCGTCCACTTCACTGACACTTTCGCTCCGGTCCTCAAGCCTGGCACGATCCTCACCGTCCTCTAGCTTGCGGTCTCTCGTGCCTGGCCTATACACCAGATGGATGTCTCTAACGCCTTCCTCCATGGTCACCTTCACGAGCAGGTTTTCTGTCAGCAGCCTACAAGATTTGTTGATCCGACGTCTCCATATCATGTGTCCATACTTCTGTGCTCGTTATACGGGCTCAAGCAGGGTCCTCGCTCCTGGTACCAGCGCATCGCGGTGTTCCTACATCAACTCGTGTTTCAGTCTATACGCTCTGATGCCTCACTGTTTGTCTATCACTAGGGCGCCGACACTGCATATCTGCTCCTCTACGTCGATGACATCATCCTAAGAGCCTGCACACTTGGCCTTCTCTGTCGGCTCACTGACCGTCTTCGTGCTGAGTTCACCATCAAGGACATGGGTCCTTTGCACTACTTCCTAGGTGTTGAGGTCATGTGTGGTCCTGATGGCTTCTTCCTTCATCAGCGGAAGTATGCTCATGAGCTTCTTGACCATGCTGGGATGCTTCATTGCAAACCCGCGACCACGCGTGTCGACACGAAGACCAAGCTCTCCGCCACTTCTGGTTCTCCTGTTTCGGATGTTCTGCTCTATCGCTCTATTGTTGGCGCTCTGCAGTACCTCACATAGAAACTTCCAGAGATCCAGCACACTTTCCAGCAGGTCTGTCTTCACATGCATGCTCCTTGGGACGTTAATTGGGTCGCTGTAAGGCGGATCCTACGCTATGTGCATGGCCCCGTGGACTTGGGCATCACGTTGTTTGCCTCCGCCTTCACCGAAATCACCGCCTACACCGAGGCTGCCTGGGCTGGCTGCCCCGACACAAGGTTATCCACTTCGGGTTTCTGTGTCTTCTTTGGGCTATTACTCATCTCGTGGTCGTCCAAGCGGCGGCCTACGGTCTTCCGATCAAGTGCTGAGGCTGAGTATCGTGCCATGGCGAATGTTGTCGCTGAGTGTTCCTGGCTTCGTCATCTTCCTCTTGATCTCTCGTGTCAGGTCACCAAGGAGACAGTGGTCTACTGCGACAACGTCTTGGCGGTCTACCTCTCCGCCAACCCAGTCCACATCGCCGCACCAAGCACACTGAGCTTGATATTCTTTTTGTTCGGGATCAGGTCACTCTTAGCGACGTTGGTGTTCTCCATATTCCCACAAAGCAACAATTTGCAGATATCATGACCAAAGGCTTGCGCACGACGTCTTTGCGTCAGCAACGTCGACGCTTGGACTGCGTGGGGGGGTGGGGTTGAGTATATATGTTATGTGCATATTGTGTATTACGCCCACCTCCTAATTCTGTACAGTTGAGGTCGTGGCCCATCATGTACATCATATATACGTGCGGTTGCACCTGATCAATACATCGTGCAATTCCATCGTCATACACCAAGCACGTACTCTACAAAAATCATAGAGGAGCGCCTCGTCACCTCATCATTTATAGTAGTAAATGCAATTCCCACTAATTATGGATTCATGGCCAAGTTGGTGACTTACATTTATAAGGATGACTTAATTAAATATTATGGATATTAATTTGTGAAAATGTCTAGTCTTTGGTACTGGCAAGCTACGATGGTCATGAAGTAAGAGAGTGAAATTTCATATCCAAGTGCAACTTCACTACTTCGTTGTACGCACCAGCTAGGACTGATGACTGAATCTAGACCACGTGACCCAGCTACCTACATGACCATTAGCATGTCTGGATGGGGCAATGTAAATATATTTTTACTAAGCAACCAATTTTCCATGTTGCCCCTTCGGCCCTAGAGAAGGCACATCACCATATGGTTCCACAACAGTATCCTTGGTCCATAATAATGGAGGTGAGCTAAAAGACAACATCGCTGCTGGTTACTGCAGCCCTCACTGCATGGATTGAACAGAGTACTAGATCACATTTACAGGCCAACCGCCTGGTCGAGACCACATAGGGACCATCTCAAAAATTCAGAGACCATGCTCAAATCTCTAATAACTTAAGAGAAATTGTGAACCACCAGCCAGCCAAAACAACTTTGGATTCTTTATTATATGGAAGTCTTATTGCTTAGATCTTTTAGTAGGACGCTGCCTCCCATCGTCATCCTGAGTCGCTATTGAAACACCAACAGGATAAGGAGCCTAGAAAGTTGTCTTGCGTGTTTCACGTATGCATTCTTCTCTTAGTAGACCTGTTGATCTAGGTTTTATGTCCGTGCGTGTTTCACATTTTTATTTGTCTTTTTGTTGGACATCCTCATTTGTCTAGTTGATAGAAACAAAGTATTCATGAAGCAACAAATACCTTAAACCCAAATACCAACTCAAAAAATGTGAAAAGGTGCCCCAATAACATTTTAATTTAAAAGTTACCAATCTAACTAATAGAAATGTATATTGCGGTCCCACATGAAGTTGCCACTATATTGATGTCATGGACCATCACTTTGTACTTACTTGCATATCTAAATCAATAATATACAACCATAGTATGGGCAGCAATAGTGCATGCCAATAGACGCCAAACTAATACGTGAATCATGCAAGACTATTGATTAACCATTGATTACAATTTAGGGAGCCACAACATATGTGGCATCACGGGAAGAAAAGGTTGTTGTTCCATTTTTTAACAAAAAGGCACCATGCGCAAATTCTATTTCTTTATAAATTATACTAATTGCCAATTATTTTAAGTTAACCCAAATGCAACAAAAGAGGCGACGACGACCATGTGATGGAAGTTAACTTGCCTTTGATTGTTGTCATCTTTATCCAATCGGCAACCAATGAAAACTCCattttctcttctctcttttaaCTCCCGCGATGGCATAGTGGATTCCTATAGtccatgaaggagaaggaggcaacACCATTTCTTCAAATGGAGAAGCTAGAGGTAGTTTTTTGAACGAGCATTGCGGTAGTTTGAACTCGCTCTCGGACAGGATAATGCAACTGCTCATCATGGTGGTGTACTCTGATGCGCCTTCAGTCCCAACCTTTCCCTCTAGTACTTATTAACCTTAAATTTGGTTAATAAAGTAAAACGAGTGACCAAATCATAGAGGACTGCCTCTTCACCTCATCATTTATAGTAGTAGAATGCAGTGCCCACTAATTATTAATTCATGGCTGAGCTCGTGACTCAGATTTGTAAATGATGACTTAATTAGATTTTTAAATGGTTACTtaaacttgtaaaaggtgattaAGTTTACAGTGTTTGTATCTGGCTTGCATTcaatttgagtcacttatttgcaTTTCAATTTGGAgcatgaaaacacatttttttgcttctttattttcttcaaaggcattggaTACATAGTGATTCACCAAATCTTTGTCGAACTGAAAAGGAATATATCCCGTTGTTATTGCATTTCAAGAATACCCATCCGAGGTGATGCCGCGTGACAGATGTGAGTCACAACACTTTGTCTGTGCAGTGGTCGCACTGTATAAATGGCATCGGCAAGCCGGTGAGCCATTGGGCAAGAACCGAGCTCGTTCGACGGTCAGCCGAGTCCTTTCCGGCAAaccaacgacgacaactacaggACGAACCAGCACCTGCATGGCTTTGTCGGCGCTGTGCGAAGTGCTCCGTGACCAATCCATCGCTTGACGCAACCGTTGGTGGCCCGAAATGTCAGATGCGGAAGGCACGACAAACAGTCGCCGATCTGCAACTTTTCGGCCGACCGAGGCAGTAGGAAGGGGTAGGGGTCAATCCCGTGCCTGTGGTGGCCCACCGACATGATCCCGGCAGCTGATATGTCCGGAATCGTAGGAGGCAGCCCGACGGTGATGGGAGGGGGGAAAAGCGTGGGCTGAAATGTCTCACCCGTCAACCGCTCTTGATATATACAGGGCGCCGTCCACGCAAAGGGGAGAATCTGCGTTTTCGCGGGTTGGGGTGGCAATTTTACAACGCCACGCAAAAATATTTACGGGTCCGACGCGTTTAAGGGGTTTGATCGGGCAACTTTTTCCGAACCCGTATTTTGACGATTATTTTATGGGTCGGGGCACTGTATGGGgcgtgctagagatgctattattcTTGTCTCTTACGTCTCTATGGTCCCTTTCCAGCAAGAAAAAAATATATCCTCTACGTTGTTGGCCTTCACGGTTAACTTATTTATGCCTATCGAGGTTAACACACATGTTCCTGCAGCTAAGCGAGCGTCATTAAATCTTGGCCTATTGACATTTTCAGTAAACAAATTTATATTACATACCCGCAGTTCATTATATCTTGGCCTATTGACATTTTCAGTAAACAATATTCAGAATAAAGAAATATATACGTGTGAGTTGCCCCAGTATATTGAGTCACATGAAGATTTTTTCTCAAGTTTTATCATAGATACATCCAGTGAACAAGAAACAAACTATGAGTATTATTAGGGTTGGTTTGTACATAAAACCATCTCCAGTAACTAATTTCGATCAGTTTTGTGACTGAAACACGGCCGAGGCCACtgcgttttttattttgatttataTTTTATTACTTAAAGTGATTCTATGAACATACTCTCATACTCATTTGGTTTGTAGTCCAAAGCCATGTCTCCCAATTACAAGGCCACAATATGAGGGAGCACAAGTCTATAATGCTAGGTTCAAGATGCTCAAAAGAAAATACCATTGACACAAAAATATAGCCGATCCCATTATTGTGTGACGATTTGGTTCATCGCGAAACaatatatacaaattccctataACACTAGAAAATTTCATATTTTAATGGGCAATTTGGTGGTTATATACGCTCGTCGTGGACTAACGAGATAGCAATCAAATTTATATGTCTTCACCGACCGCCCCTCGTCCCTTAGTGATCATAGTTCTCCTAAAATATGCTAAACATGTTGGTGATGACCATTAATTTCCTGTTAGCAACATTCTGTTCGACTAGCCAGTTGATGGCCCTTCGTGTTCCTATATAACATGTAACGCCTAATTAATGTTTAGTAGAGAAAACTTTCACGGTAAAAACATGATAGCTCATATGTTCGAACGTAaatataatcgaaaaatgtacgGTCTTAATATGAAACAACTGATATACAAGAAACaacattaaaaaaattaaaaattgtGGTGTATCACATAATATATCCATGGAACTTTTATATTAAGCCAAGGGTATAAATAGATTCATCGTGGCGACTCTTATTGGAACGAGGGAAAAAACAGAAATACATAACTAAGATGATACATTTGCTTCGATGTGGTGATGGTATCAAGATTGTTGAACAGAAAATGAAAAAACGACCTTGGCCATAGAAATCATGCCCAAGAAGGCATGATTAGGCTTCAACAGACTGAATGACTTCACCATCATTACAGAAACGGGCACATGCGTTGCTGCAGAGTCCCATGTCGAATTTCATCTCTTGGCCACGGGAAACTGTTACAAAATAGTTGAGGTTATGTATGTCTAAAACACAATATTTTTTCTGccggtaaaaataaaaataaaactggTCAATTAAAATTACCATTGTCCATGTTGTCACAAACGGAAGTCCTGCATCCAATTGTGCAGTACTCAGTCGCATTTGGTTCACCTACAAAAGTAATTTGAACCACAAGTATGCAAATAATTAATTTTCCATTAGTAGGTAATTATCAACAAGTTGGGAAGAATAAAAATGATATCTCTTTACCGGATTCAGGGAGAAGATTCAGCTTAGGATAGTCCCTAGGACAGGTTGGGCCGCTTATGATTTTACAACCACAAGCAGTTGCGCAGACTGGTCGGGAACCACCGGCGAAACGGCAGGCGTTGTAGCAGTTTCTGCCCGTCGTGTTCTTGCAGCAACTCTTGCCTTCTACTTGGACCTGCTCCAGAACTAAACCCAATATGAGAACACAAATAACCAC
This genomic stretch from Hordeum vulgare subsp. vulgare chromosome 6H, MorexV3_pseudomolecules_assembly, whole genome shotgun sequence harbors:
- the LOC123404332 gene encoding probable leaf thionin, producing the protein MATNKSIKSVVICVLILGLVLEQVQVEGKSCCKNTTGRNCYNACRFAGGSRPVCATACGCKIISGPTCPRDYPKLNLLPESGEPNATEYCTIGCRTSVCDNMDNVSRGQEMKFDMGLCSNACARFCNDGDVIQSVEA
- the LOC123404333 gene encoding thionin BTH7, which encodes MATNKSIKSVVICVLILGLVLEQVQVEGKSCCKNTTGRNCYNACRFAGGSRPVCATACGCKIISGPTCPRDYPKLNLLPESGEPNATEYCTIGCRTSVCDNMDNVSRGQEMKFDMGLCSNACARFCNDGEVIQSVEA